A region from the Bactrocera dorsalis isolate Fly_Bdor chromosome 1, ASM2337382v1, whole genome shotgun sequence genome encodes:
- the LOC105222165 gene encoding E3 ubiquitin-protein ligase lubel isoform X5, with the protein MATHSNANTFSTKLNRNVLTMPKWVTETHDRIGPKPPPPPSPTTSDNTLKVPVLPPKTKNLPEPDYEVIEFSGQQYSNEVLKAGSRSKTPSTPDAKLKCTLCGSHNPWVTCEECAQQIFCASCDDMFHKHPKRRTHVRKAIDQSRPPLPPKILPGQNGPTPPVAPPRRKARGFTPLLPRKEQVNTNTLPIPPSPTPSLRSTSWQDRVNSLKSGLNLMNRPLPDTPKTPTSEHTSSRSVTPKSVFDSIQRPPSVTLEKIKSKASATLDRMTLLQQRYRQHKEESLKGNTDHSGSVTDQNLSFDQWSTISPSPSHFRSGSMSSGINSSHFDLTDDTHFHNMFNQRQMHTSAAQQQRANGQLGTRGMSTSVFNLNHINRRAPEPQHAWMNNPMQQAQSMAHLNCATCANPQSNAWHAHQQRMPMNMPNTEWGNQFNSQQQLNRSNLSLNVGAGYMLPHHHGAGGMMAPPPVFMNQTGMMAGMYPYPYNAGMPVMNPGLMGMPPPTRSRATSRAGSRAVSPAMSRKSMPVRRKQRTTSYVEDELTDDEDSDQDDRRSIVSNRSGMTNTLRARQRRISSASQLLDDESETNPRQTRGKLRDTRDRRGSIAKSVQSDWLPGRRTTVNHNNTGNRQNEPGFINTLKPTRIYSDLDSESSGTRALVQAKIQEKLDKGTKRSSSKEKIAEAARQKPIKVSTEVQAGGSRTITKTNADTETKTVASEKSKPIKNQTNNAEETEEEDEEEEESGSEETESEQEEVAAVEPDTVEGKRIEEDNAPQVAPTDEANEDDLGPPPSTPDHEWECEFCTYVNEPNVKICLICCKTPSSVPRKTSTTTAPAEIPIVEERPIMVKDKPSVSPERPTAHKEKRSSSTERTKDKPKDNVKEKEKTKDKVHSTTNRTTASTSTVTTAPKRKTGVTQSIISNLTNGISKLKINSSENESDNSMLAKKKETVEDVWAALDDNIQTTANEVMRKAEKSKQSNKVSTSCGTSPIREVTKTKEVSKLQRNVKETGTSPPPQSISTQTYDTVPLRQREPSTETMATGSSSLFYNENTQSHREVPSPLSVFSPDTPHYEPRHKEPETELYILLKEAELYKFTPEELHAALKYCGPSVHPVKWLRDNWHKLIQTVQSLSTKYGQERVENIIGTVSQGEARDALRQHGGNIWQAVSECIEQRQRKYREISSKGNYSREDIVTALTIHQGNADLALLDLGRTQLKPFLMRIRGSPAGVENESGANFFGGNAVEHTIQPESSTNDIKTENQTAELPVETVLLNEKSITTTPESARNDDKIDATAPTELRNESEEQKETIPIENQAAEDQNISAETIPVEKTNNISNQEISKVPEEQNTSKVLESKPVTSPKTGAVSKIPQIRNDAREASTSKAARNALNNARNDKLTTPKNGIPVVKTQAEKTQPKESKIPKQAAKKVPLRSKSFSGPPGPIGISSVKTIQQKFLNQQKQLSTRVEPPKNPPNIVRKKSITEAITKFMPSTSAGASSSTATAVTSIFRTHPRIPKKKYHETCFSDDDFETTTSEEEPEPLEIRQRKISVPVFRAYPSVQEPEVVPPEVLVQKFIDEKLVANIAEAQIAATLVNMRFQQDVSLWAAKECSDLDQAISMLQQECELCMGTYPMNQIVSMLKCTHKCCKQCAKTYFTVQITDRSINDCTCPFCKLPELHGHNEHEDENLEYFSNLDIFLKSILDEEVHELFQRKLRDRTLLQDPNFKWCIQCSSGFFARPKQKRLICPDCGSVTCAQCRKTWEKQHEGISCEQFKEWKEANDPEVQAQGVQEHLSQNGIDCPKCKFRYSLARGGCMHFTCTQCKYEFCYGCGKPFMMGAKCTISSYCAKLGLHAHHPRNCLFYLRDKLPIQLQMLLKQNNIQYDEEPVELPGNHVEDASTSTPKVPRCPIPLQKETPTGLVDTVCSGEVPDKHAGMCRTHYVEYLTAKVAKARIDPLPIFDLTDCVQELRRRDIRLPERGPWDTDEIYKGMCSEVIKKNIPLETT; encoded by the exons ATGGCGACGCATTCGAACGCGAACACTTTTTCAACCAAACTAAATCGTAATGTCTTGACTATGCCAAAATGGGTG ACGGAAACCCACGATCGCATCGGTCCGAaaccaccaccgccaccatcACCCACAACGTCGGATAACACCCTTAAAGTGCCAGTATTGCcaccgaaaacaaaaaatctacCCGAGCCCGATTACGAAGTCATCGAGTTCTCTGGCCAGCAATATTCGAATGAAGTGCTCAAAGCCGGCAGTCGTTCGAAAACTCCAAGCACACCAG ATGCAAAACTGAAATGCACGCTCTGCGGTTCGCATAATCCCTGGGTCACATGTGAGGAGTGCGCTCAGCAGATCTTTTGCGCCTCTTGTGACGATATGTTTCATAAGCATCCCAAGAGGCGTACGCATGTGCGAAAG GCCATTGACCAAAGCCGTCCACCATTGCCGCCGAAAATTTTACCCGGACAAAATGGACCGACACCACCGGTGGCACCACCAAGACGCAAGGCACGCGGATTTACACCACTACTGCCGCGCAAGGAACAG GTCAACACGAATACGCTGCCAATACCGCCCTCGCCGACACCTTCATTGCGGAGCACCTCCTGGCAGGATCGCGTAAATTCACTCAAAAGCGGATTGAATCTGATGAATCGCCCCTTACCCGATACACCGAAGACGCCGACCAGCGAGCACACATCGTCACGTTCGGTCACACCCAAGTCGGTCTTCGATAGCATACAGCGTCCACCGTCCGTCACATTGGAGAAGATCAAGAGTAAGGCAAGCGCCACATTGGATCGTATGACATTGCTGCAGCAACGCTATCGTCAACACAAAGAGGAAAGCCTGAAGGGCAACACGGATCATAGCGGTTCAGTTACAGATCAG AACCTCTCATTCGATCAATGGTCAACCATCTCACCGTCGCCATCACATTTTCGCTCAGGCAGCATGTCGTCCGGGATCAATTCATCTCATTTTGACCTCACGGATGATACACATTTTCACAATATGTTTAATCAACGGCAGATGCATACGTCcgcggcacaacaacaacgcgccaaTGGTCAATTGGGCACACGTGGCATGAGCACGTCCGTCTTCAATTTGAATCACATAAATCGGCGCGCGCCAGAGCCACAGCATGCGTGGATGAATAATCCGATGCAGCAG GCCCAGTCCATGGCTCATCTGAACTGCGCAACCTGTGCCAACCCACAATCCAATGCCTGGCATGCCCATCAGCAACGCATGCCAATGAATATGCCGAACACGGAATGGGGTAATCAATTCAACTCACAGCAACAGTTGAATCGCTCGAATTTATCGCTCAACGTTGGCGCCGGCTATATGCTGCCACATCACCATGGCGCTGGTGGCATGATGGCACCACCACCGGTCTTTATGAACCAAACGGGCATGATGGCGGGCATGTATCCATATCCCTACAATGCGGGTATGCCTGTTATGAATCCAG GACTCATGGGCATGCCACCGCCCACGCGTTCACGCGCCACCTCACGAGCCGGATCACGTGCCGTTTCGCCGGCAATGAGTCGCAAATCCATGCCAGTGCGCCGAAAGCAACGTACCACCAGTTATGTTGAGGATGAACTCACCGATGATGAAGACTCCGATCAAGACGATCGACGTTCGATTGTTTCTAATCGTTCCGGCATGACTAACACGCTACGCGCACGTCAACGACGCATATCGAGTGCTTCTCAGCTGCTGGACGATGAAAGCGAAACGAATCCACGACAAACACGTGGAAAGCTGCGTGATACACGTGATCGACGCGGTTCCATTGCTAAGTCAGTGCAAAGTGATTGGTTGCCTGGACGACGGACGACAGTGAATCATAATAACACTGGCAATCGACAAAATGAACCGGGTTTTATCAACACACTCAAACCCACGCGCATTTATTCTGACTTGGACTCGGAGTCATCGGGCACACGTGCATTGGTGCAAGctaaaatacaagaaaaacttGATAAGGGTACAAAGCGTAGCAGTTCCAAAGAGAAAATAGCGGAGGCTGCGCGTCAAAAACCCATTAAAGTTTCTACAGAAGTGCAAGCAGGCGGTAGTCGAACGATAACTAAAACGAACGCTGACACTGAAACGAAAACTGTGGCATCCGAAAAATCGAAGCCCATAAAAAACCAAACGAACAATGCCGAAGAGACTGAGgaggaagatgaagaagaagaggagAGCGGTAGTGAAGAGACTGAAAGTGAACAGGAAGAAGTGGCCGCGGTAGAGCCAGATACTGTTGAAGGCAAACGCATAGAGGAAGATAATGCGCCTCAAGTAGCACCCACCGATGAAGCTAACGAAGATGACTTGGGTCCACCACCCTCAACACCAGATCATGAATGGGAGTGTGAGTTCTGCACGTATGTTAACGAACCGAACGTGAAGATCTGTTTGATTTGTTGCAAGACACCCAGCAGTGTGCCACGCAAGACCTCTACGACAACGGCGCCCGCAGAAATCCCCATAGTCGAGGAACGACCAATAATGGTTAAAGATAAACCATCCGTCAGTCCAGAAAGACCTACCGCACACAAAGAGAAACGATCCAGCAGCACAGAACGAACGAAAGACAAACCGAAAGACAACGttaaagagaaagagaaaacaaaagACAAAGTACACAGTACAACCAACAGAACCACCGCATCTACAAGCACGGTAACAACTGCACCGAAACGCAAAACTGGCGTCACACAGAGCATCATAAGTAATCTGACGAACGGCATATCGAAGCTCAAGATCAACTCATCCGAGAATGAATCGGATAACTCAATGCTAGCAAAGAAGAAAG AAACCGTTGAAGATGTGTGGGCCGCTTTAGATGATAACATACAGACCACAGCTAATGAGGTAATGCGTAAAGCGGAAAAGTCCAAACAGAGCAACAAGGTCTCAACTAGTTGCGGCACTTCACCTATAAGGGAAGTGACGAAAACTAAGGAAGTCTCAAAGTTGCAACGAAATGTGAAGGAAACCGGCACTTCACCGCCACCGCAAAGTATTTCGACTCAA ACCTACGATACGGTACCTTTACGGCAACGCGAACCAAGTACAGAAACTATGGCCACTGGAAGTAGCAGTCTGTTTTACAACGAAAATACGCAG TCACATCGTGAAGTACCCTCACCACTAAGTGTTTTCTCACCAGACACGCCGCACTACGAACCTAGACACAAAGAGCCCGAAACTGAGCTCTATATACTATTGAAG GAAGCCGAGCTTTATAAATTCACACCCGAAGAACTACATGCGGCGCTCAAGTACTGCGGTCCTTCGGTACATCCGGTAAAATGGTTACGTGATAACTGGCACAAGCTCATACAAACCGTACAGAGTTTGTCGACAAAATATGGACAGGAACGTGTAGAGAATATTATTGGCACTGTGTCACAGGGTGAGGCAAGAGATGCACTGCGGCAACATGGTGGCAATATATGGCAAGCAGTATCGGAATGTATTGAACAGCGACAGCGAAAGTACCGCGAAATCTCAAGTAAGGGCAATTACTCGCGTGAAGACATCGTAACTGCGCTGACGATACATCAAGGTAATGCGGATCTGGCGTTACTGGACTTGGGACGTACGCAGTTGAAGCCATTTTTAATGCGCATACGTGGCTCACCGGCTGGTGTAGAGAATGAGAGTGGCGCAAATTTTTTTGGCGGCAACGCAGTGGAGCATACAATTCAACCAG AGTCTTCAACTAACGACATCAAAACAGAGAATCAAACAGCCGAACTGCCCGTAGAAACCGTGCTCTTAAATGAAAAGAGTATTACAACAACACCAGAAAGCGCAAGGAATGATGATAAGATAGACGCAACTGCCCCAACTGAGTTGCGAAATGAAAGCGAAGAACAAAAAGAGACAATTCCGATTGAGAACCAAGCAGCTGAAGATCAAAATATAAGCGCAGAGACTATCCCTGTTGAAAAgacaaataatatttcaaaccaAGAGATTTCAAAAGTCCCTGAAGAACAAAACACAAGCAAAGTTTTGGAATCTAAACCTGTCACAAGTCCTAAAACCGGTGCTGTAAGTAAGATACCACAAATAAGAAACGATGCCCGCGAAGCATCCACTTCGAAAGCTGCACGCAACGCTTTGAACAATGCGCGAAACGATAAACTTACCACACCAAAGAACGGTATCCCTGTTGTTAAAACTCAAGCTGAAAAAACCCAACCTAAGGAAAGTAAAATACCAAAACAGGCAGCAAAAAAGGTACCCTTGCGCTCGAAATCCTTCTCCGGACCACCAGGTCCGATTGGCATTTCTTCGGTAAAGACCATACAACAAAAGTTTCTGAATCAGCAAAAACAGTTAAGCACGCGTGTAGAACCACCCAAAAATCCACCAAATATAGTGCGTAAGAAGTCAATAACCGAAGCTATTACTAAATTTATGCCCAGCACATCAGCGGGTGCCAGTAGTTCTACAGCTACTGCGGTAACCAGCATTTTCCGCACCCATCCACGTATACCTAAGAAGAAATATCACGAGACATGCTTTTCAGATGATGACTTTGAGACGACGACGAGTGAGGAAGAACCGGAACCGCTAGAGATACGTCAACGTAAGATAAGTGTGCCAGTTTTTCGCGCATACCCCAGCGTACAGGAGCCGGAAGTTGTGCCACCAGAg GTGCTCGTTCAAAAATTCATCGACGAAAAACTAGTCGCAAATATTGCTGAAGCGCAAATAGCTGCAACACTGGTCAATATGCGGTTCCAACAGGATGTTTCGCTGTGGGCGGCCAAAGAATGTAGTGACCTCGATCAAGCCATCTCTATGCTACAGCAAGAGTGTGAACTCTGCATGGGCACATATCCCATGAACCAAATTGTCTCGATGCTCAAATGTACGCACAAATGTTGCAAACAATGTGCCAAAACATATTTCACAGTGCAG ATTACTGATCGCAGCATCAACGACTGCACTTGTCCGTTCTGCAAGCTACCCGAATTACACGGACATAACGAGCATGAGGACGAGAATTTAGAATATTTCTCGAATTTGGATATCTTTCTGAAGAGCATTTTGGACGAAGAAGTGCATGAGTTATTCCAGCGTAAGCTAAGAGATCGCACACTGTTGCAAGATCCGAATTTCAAGTGGTGCATACAGTGCTCATCCGGTTTCTTCGCGCGGCCCAAACAGAAGCGACTCATATGTCCAGACTGTGGTTCCGTGACATGTGCGCAGTGTAGAAAGACG TGGGAAAAGCAACACGAAGGTATTTCGTGTGAACAATTCAAGGAATGGAAGGAAGCCAACGATCCGGAAGTGCAGGCACAGGGAGTGCAAGAGCATTTGTCGCAAAATGGCATTGATTGTCCTAAATGTAAATTCAGATACTCGCTGGCCAG AGGTGGCTGCATGCATTTCACTTGCACCCAATGCaaatatgaattttgctatGGTTGTGGCAAACCATTTATGATGGGCGCCAAATGCACCATCTCATCGTATTGCGCCAAATTGGGTCTGCATGCACATCATCCGCGGAATTGTCTTTTCTATTTACGTGACAAGTTGCCCATACAATTACAAATGTtacttaaacaaaataacaTACAATACGATGAAGAACCTGTAGAGTTGCCTGGCAACCACGTGGAAGATGCCTCAACGTCCACACCGAAAGTGCCACGTTGTCCGATTCCTTTGCAAAAGGAGACACCCACCGGTCTGGTAGATACTGTATGCAGTGGAGAGGTGCCAGATAAACATGCTGGCATGTGTCG CACCCATTACGTCGAGTACTTGACCGCAAAAGTGGCTAAAGCGCGCATTGATCCACTGCCCATATTCGATCTAACCGATTGTGTGCAAGAGTTACGACgacgagatatacgactgccGGAACGAGGTCCATGGGATACTGATGAAATCTACAAGGGCATGTGTTCTGAG gttataaagaaaaatattccgCTGGAAACGACATGA